In the Cellvibrio sp. KY-GH-1 genome, GCAATATTTTTAAGTTTCGCGCGCAGATCTTTACTGACGTTAGTCATATCATCAAAATTTTCGGCGCCAAATTGATGAATCCATTTCATCACCTGAATTGCGCGAAATTTCTTCTCGCCAATAGAGTCAAAAAACGCAATCAGCTTTGCTTCAGGCAAGCCGAGTAAATTCATTTTTGCAGAGCCCTCTGCAATGACCGCATTCGCGGAAGAAGTGGAACTAGTTACTTCAGTCATGGCTCTGCACCTATGAAACTTTCGGGTTTGGCTGGATTAACGAATAACAACTTCACTGCTGGCAAAGAAGTATGCAACTTCGCGCGCAGCAGACATGGGTGAATCGGAACCGTGAACAGCATTGGCGTCGATCGCCTGGGCAAAATCAGCACGAATGGTTCCTGGTGCAGCTTTGGCTGGATCAGTAGCACCCATCAATTCGCGATTCAGTGCGATCGCGTTTTCACCCGACAACACCTGTACAACCACCGGGCCGGAGGTCATAAAATTTACCAAGCCATCAAAAAATGGACGACCTTTGTGCTCTGCATAAAAACCTTCTGCCTGGGCACGACTCAACAGCATCATACGTTGGGCAACAATTTTCAAACCTGCCTGTTCAAAACGGGCAACAATTTCACCAATATGATTTTTGCTTACTGCATCTGGTTTGATAATGGATAAAGTTTGTTCAACAGCCATTGGGAACTCCGCACCGATTCTTGGTTGAGAGGGTTTTTTCTGCCAAAAATGGCAGTTTTCAACCCTATAAAATACAAAACCCGCGAATTATACGCGGGTTTACGTGATTTTTATATCCTAGCTATTTGATTAATAAACAAAATCGGCTATCAAACTGGCACCAAATCACCCTCAGCGAACAGCGGCAGCCTTGTCCCTAATACGGTTTACCATTGCCTTAAGGCCATTTCCGCGGGTTGAGCTTAAGTGCTGGAGCAAATCCAGCTGACCAAAGTAAGCATCCACATCAAACCCGAGAATTTCCCCCGGAGTCTTGCCGTTAAAAGCGGCTAAAACAACACCCAATAAGCCTTTTACTATGAAAGCATCGCTATCTGCCTGAAAAAATAACTTCCCATCGTGATGTTCATCAACCAACCACACCTGACTTTGGCAGCCACGCACCAAGAACTCTTCAGACCTAAAGCTTTCTGGCATCGGTGGTAATTCCTTACCCAAATCGATAATGTACTTGTAACGCTCTTCCCAATTATCAAAAAAGCCAAGACTATCAATGATGTCATCAGTGGTTACTTCAATGCCAAACTGGGTCATAACACTCTCACTACAAACTCAATAGAACATGCCAGTTTGTAACTGGGCTTCTTCACTCATCATATGACGCTGCCAAGGGGGATCAAATACCAACTCAACCTTAACGGTTTTAACATTGGGCACTTTACGCACGCGGTATTCCACGTCCCCCACCAGAACTGGGCCCATGCCGCACGCTGGCGCTGTCAGCGTCATCTGGATATCCACCTGCTGCAACGCCTGATTCACATTCACGTTGTAAATTAGCCCGAGATTCACTAAATCGACAGGAATTTCCGGGTCAAACACAGTGCCGAGCGCCTGCCATACTTGATCTTCATGAATACGCTCATCTATAGGCGCCGGAAATTCCAGCTGTTCAGATTCCAAGCCAAGAAAATGGGCATCTGTACCGTCTACCCGCACCATTTGCCCGTGGTATGTCAAGGTGTAGTTACCACCAAGGGCTTGAGTAATAGTCACGAAAGTTCCTTCCGGTATAGTCAGAGGTGTACCGTCCGGAACCCTCCGCGCGGGGCAATCAGCTTGTGCCACC is a window encoding:
- the ndk gene encoding nucleoside-diphosphate kinase: MAVEQTLSIIKPDAVSKNHIGEIVARFEQAGLKIVAQRMMLLSRAQAEGFYAEHKGRPFFDGLVNFMTSGPVVVQVLSGENAIALNRELMGATDPAKAAPGTIRADFAQAIDANAVHGSDSPMSAAREVAYFFASSEVVIR
- a CDS encoding SufE family protein, with the translated sequence MTQFGIEVTTDDIIDSLGFFDNWEERYKYIIDLGKELPPMPESFRSEEFLVRGCQSQVWLVDEHHDGKLFFQADSDAFIVKGLLGVVLAAFNGKTPGEILGFDVDAYFGQLDLLQHLSSTRGNGLKAMVNRIRDKAAAVR
- the sufT gene encoding putative Fe-S cluster assembly protein SufT, with product MSERRMVVAQADCPARRVPDGTPLTIPEGTFVTITQALGGNYTLTYHGQMVRVDGTDAHFLGLESEQLEFPAPIDERIHEDQVWQALGTVFDPEIPVDLVNLGLIYNVNVNQALQQVDIQMTLTAPACGMGPVLVGDVEYRVRKVPNVKTVKVELVFDPPWQRHMMSEEAQLQTGMFY